In Arcobacter ellisii, a genomic segment contains:
- a CDS encoding TerB family tellurite resistance protein gives MLLMKLESKEKFSFLQLAHYLARIDNKFGEREEEIISEYCTEMGIENLDSFDMQTFSLDKILNDFKSEKSKRIVILELMILIHIDHSFNINEQILMEKISQSFGIDLDDVNDYSQWGKSVAMLYEVAKIFINEKKKV, from the coding sequence ATGTTATTAATGAAATTAGAATCAAAAGAGAAGTTTTCATTTTTGCAATTAGCTCACTATTTAGCAAGAATTGATAATAAATTTGGAGAGAGAGAAGAAGAGATTATTTCTGAATATTGCACAGAAATGGGAATTGAAAATTTGGATTCTTTTGATATGCAAACTTTTAGTTTAGATAAAATATTAAATGATTTTAAATCAGAAAAAAGTAAAAGAATAGTAATTTTAGAACTAATGATTTTAATTCATATTGACCACAGTTTTAATATAAATGAACAAATATTGATGGAAAAGATATCACAAAGTTTTGGTATAGATTTAGATGATGTAAATGACTATTCTCAATGGGGAAAATCAGTTGCTATGTTATATGAAGTTGCAAAAATATTTATAAATGAGAAAAAAAAGGTTTAA
- a CDS encoding sensor domain-containing diguanylate cyclase produces MKKITLERLLYRKYLKTSFISILFIGLFLISFYFIVNKNVVNKSKELILNNLETFVALMVNNQTKIKTEQFLEYLSSKTFPYDGKILIFDEKGKIEFVDEEIKKLLKINEQDNILKNSNYKINYYFKDIIDEKRIDKIVLENKNYLLFPKKISNSSFYLVCIVDEKNILKEINTLIEYCKNLEYVLITGILIFYLLSFFYISFNAKNFVYKINKPLSKIVAFTKVYGKKDTPLELEPCGIFEIDSLSSNFKKMLEELDNRTKKLIIEETKRAYHESLANTDALTGVYNRRYLYTFSEQYLKIVKRENKNLALLILDLDDFKKINDTFGHEIGDLVIKQLVEIAKNSIRENDLIVRFGGDEFIILLPNTQIEQAKTVALKIIDKIDEYNKDKEFNFTISVGVSSYQKGDETIDNLISRADDALYQAKKLGKNCIV; encoded by the coding sequence ATGAAAAAAATAACATTGGAAAGATTACTATATAGAAAATATTTAAAAACATCTTTTATATCTATCCTTTTTATTGGTTTGTTTTTAATATCTTTTTATTTTATTGTTAATAAAAATGTTGTAAATAAAAGTAAAGAACTAATTTTAAATAACCTCGAAACTTTTGTTGCTTTGATGGTAAATAATCAAACAAAAATAAAAACTGAACAATTTTTAGAGTATCTCTCTTCTAAAACTTTTCCTTATGATGGCAAAATATTAATTTTCGATGAGAAAGGGAAAATTGAATTTGTAGATGAAGAGATAAAAAAACTATTGAAAATCAATGAACAAGATAATATTTTAAAAAATAGTAATTATAAAATAAATTACTATTTTAAAGATATTATAGATGAAAAAAGAATTGATAAAATAGTTTTAGAAAACAAAAATTATTTACTTTTCCCAAAAAAAATATCAAATTCTTCTTTTTATTTAGTTTGTATAGTAGATGAAAAAAATATATTAAAAGAGATAAATACTTTAATTGAATATTGTAAAAATTTAGAGTATGTATTGATTACGGGAATATTGATTTTTTATCTATTATCTTTTTTTTATATATCTTTTAATGCTAAAAATTTTGTTTATAAAATCAATAAACCTTTGTCTAAAATAGTTGCATTTACAAAAGTTTATGGTAAAAAAGATACTCCTTTAGAGCTTGAACCATGTGGTATTTTTGAAATTGATAGTTTAAGTTCAAACTTTAAAAAAATGCTAGAAGAGTTAGATAACAGAACTAAAAAATTAATTATCGAAGAGACAAAACGAGCTTATCATGAAAGTCTTGCAAATACTGATGCTTTGACAGGTGTATATAATAGAAGATATCTTTATACTTTTTCAGAACAATATTTGAAAATAGTAAAAAGAGAGAATAAAAATCTTGCTTTACTTATATTGGATTTAGATGATTTTAAAAAAATCAATGATACTTTTGGTCATGAAATAGGGGATTTAGTAATAAAACAGTTAGTGGAAATTGCTAAAAATTCTATAAGAGAAAATGATTTGATTGTAAGATTTGGAGGAGATGAATTTATTATTTTATTACCAAATACACAAATTGAACAAGCAAAAACTGTTGCTTTAAAAATTATTGATAAAATTGATGAATATAATAAAGATAAAGAGTTTAATTTTACTATAAGTGTTGGAGTTTCAAGTTATCAAAAGGGTGATGAAACTATTGATAACTTGATATCAAGAGCAGATGATGCTTTATATCAGGCAAAAAAACTAGGAAAAAATTGTATTGTATGA
- the hypA gene encoding hydrogenase/urease nickel incorporation protein HypA produces MHEYSVVQSLLESCEEHARANEAKKVTKVVVKIGVLSGVEPDLLQTAFDTFKEQTVCHDAQFIINHQKIVIECFDCNTQSTLEKHEFCCPKCESVNIKVIDGEDMYLMSLEMD; encoded by the coding sequence ATGCATGAGTATAGTGTAGTTCAATCATTATTGGAAAGCTGTGAAGAACACGCAAGGGCAAATGAAGCAAAAAAAGTTACAAAAGTAGTTGTTAAAATTGGAGTTTTAAGTGGAGTTGAGCCTGATTTACTTCAAACTGCTTTTGATACTTTTAAAGAACAAACAGTCTGTCATGATGCACAGTTTATAATAAATCATCAAAAAATAGTTATTGAATGTTTTGATTGTAATACCCAATCAACTTTAGAAAAACATGAGTTTTGCTGTCCAAAATGTGAAAGTGTAAATATCAAAGTAATTGATGGCGAAGATATGTATCTGATGAGTTTAGAAATGGACTAG
- the hypE gene encoding hydrogenase expression/formation protein HypE: MTKTITLAHGNGGAENNELITKVFYNAFKNEILEKSEDAAVIENGKLAFSTDSFTVSPLFFNGANIGKLSICGTCNDLAMMGAKPKYLTCSVIIEEGFEVEQLEIIVNSMKEELAKNDAIIVSGDTKVVPRGAVDKIFINTTGIGEILYSGISSNNITQDDLILVSRDIGAHGATIFTAREGMDMHSNLKSDCNSLYPQVKALIDSGIKITALRDATRGGVSAVLNEWAKQSNICIEIEEENIPVSDEVKGICEMLGFEATNLANEGTFVLAIPKNDAAHAIEVLHKFEEASNACIIGKVTSQYPQKVILNSSWGTKRFLDTPTGELLPRIC; the protein is encoded by the coding sequence ATGACAAAAACAATAACACTAGCGCATGGAAATGGTGGAGCTGAAAACAATGAACTTATAACTAAAGTATTTTACAATGCTTTTAAAAATGAGATATTAGAAAAAAGTGAAGATGCAGCAGTTATAGAAAATGGAAAACTTGCTTTTAGTACAGATAGTTTTACAGTTAGTCCACTTTTTTTTAATGGAGCAAATATAGGAAAACTTTCCATTTGTGGAACTTGCAATGACTTAGCTATGATGGGAGCAAAGCCAAAATATCTTACTTGTTCAGTTATTATTGAAGAGGGGTTTGAAGTTGAACAACTTGAAATCATAGTAAACTCAATGAAAGAAGAGTTAGCAAAAAATGACGCGATTATTGTAAGTGGAGATACAAAGGTAGTACCACGTGGTGCAGTTGATAAAATCTTCATAAATACTACTGGTATTGGAGAGATACTTTATAGTGGAATAAGCTCAAACAATATTACACAAGATGACTTAATACTTGTAAGCAGAGATATAGGAGCTCATGGAGCTACAATATTCACTGCACGTGAGGGTATGGATATGCACTCAAATTTAAAAAGTGATTGTAACTCTTTATATCCTCAAGTAAAAGCTTTAATTGACTCAGGGATTAAAATAACAGCTCTTAGAGATGCCACAAGAGGTGGAGTTAGTGCAGTGTTAAATGAATGGGCAAAACAATCAAATATTTGTATAGAAATAGAAGAAGAGAATATTCCAGTTAGTGATGAGGTAAAAGGAATTTGTGAAATGTTAGGTTTTGAAGCTACAAATTTAGCAAATGAGGGAACATTTGTACTTGCAATTCCTAAAAATGATGCAGCACATGCAATAGAAGTTTTACATAAATTTGAAGAGGCTTCAAATGCTTGTATTATTGGAAAAGTTACTTCTCAATATCCACAAAAAGTTATTTTAAATAGTTCTTGGGGAACAAAAAGATTTTTAGATACACCAACTGGTGAACTTCTTCCAAGGATTTGTTAA
- a CDS encoding nucleotide pyrophosphohydrolase, which translates to MDIEQIKQRIQKFSDDRNWESFHNPKNLVMALNGEVGELNEIFQWLNFEECMNLPEDVKEHTKEEVADIAIYLIRICMKLDIDLEDAIMNKMTKNEKKYPVETSQGGSKKYSKSREDK; encoded by the coding sequence ATGGATATAGAACAAATAAAACAACGAATACAAAAATTTTCAGATGATAGAAATTGGGAGAGTTTTCACAATCCAAAAAATCTAGTTATGGCATTAAATGGAGAAGTTGGTGAATTAAATGAGATTTTCCAATGGCTAAATTTTGAAGAATGTATGAACTTACCAGAAGATGTGAAAGAACATACAAAAGAAGAGGTTGCTGATATTGCTATTTATCTTATAAGAATTTGTATGAAGTTAGATATTGACTTAGAAGATGCCATCATGAATAAAATGACAAAAAATGAAAAAAAATATCCAGTTGAAACATCACAAGGTGGAAGTAAAAAGTATAGTAAAAGTAGGGAAGATAAATAA
- the hypD gene encoding hydrogenase formation protein HypD — protein sequence MEKELQLKDLYDGFRDAKTIKAFKQIIDEELKDYDGIINIMEVCGGHTHTIMKYGIPQLINKKINFIHGPGCPVCVMPKDRIDSAYELCLQKDVILVTLGDMIKVPGSKGSLQNARSQGADVRFVYSPMDCLKIADENKDKTVVFFAIGFETTTPMTCALLEQVIKNDIKNILFHINHITVPEVMQVLVQDENCKIDAFLGPSHVSVISGSKIYEEFPRDYNKPVVVSGFEPVDVMQSISMIVKQFKEKRANLEVEYKRLVSYEGNLKAQELINKYFKKVPFKFRGIGEVENSGYELKDEFDKYNAKIVYKEILPTQEVKENKACKCPEILKGVAKPTDCKIFGNVCTPTNPIGSCMVSSEGACSAYYKYGNLL from the coding sequence ATGGAAAAAGAACTACAACTAAAAGATTTATATGATGGTTTTAGAGATGCTAAAACCATAAAAGCATTTAAACAAATCATTGATGAAGAGCTAAAAGATTATGATGGGATTATAAATATTATGGAAGTGTGTGGTGGACATACCCACACTATTATGAAGTATGGAATCCCACAATTAATAAATAAAAAAATAAACTTCATCCATGGACCTGGCTGTCCTGTTTGTGTAATGCCAAAGGATAGAATAGATAGTGCTTATGAGTTGTGTTTACAAAAAGATGTAATACTTGTAACACTTGGAGATATGATAAAAGTTCCAGGAAGTAAGGGAAGTTTACAAAATGCAAGAAGCCAAGGTGCTGATGTAAGATTTGTTTATTCTCCAATGGATTGTTTAAAAATAGCAGATGAGAACAAAGATAAAACAGTAGTATTTTTTGCAATTGGTTTTGAAACAACAACTCCAATGACTTGTGCATTACTAGAGCAAGTAATTAAAAACGATATAAAAAACATCTTATTTCATATAAACCATATTACAGTTCCAGAAGTGATGCAAGTTTTAGTTCAAGATGAAAACTGTAAAATTGATGCTTTTTTAGGACCATCACATGTTAGTGTTATAAGTGGAAGTAAAATATATGAAGAGTTTCCAAGAGATTATAATAAACCAGTTGTTGTAAGTGGATTTGAACCAGTAGATGTGATGCAAAGTATCTCTATGATAGTAAAACAGTTCAAAGAAAAAAGAGCAAATTTAGAAGTAGAATATAAACGACTTGTTTCTTATGAGGGAAATCTAAAAGCACAAGAACTAATAAACAAATACTTTAAAAAAGTTCCTTTTAAATTCAGAGGAATTGGAGAAGTAGAAAATAGTGGTTATGAACTAAAAGATGAGTTTGATAAGTATAATGCAAAAATAGTATATAAAGAGATACTTCCAACACAAGAAGTAAAAGAGAATAAAGCTTGTAAATGTCCTGAGATTTTAAAAGGAGTTGCAAAACCAACTGACTGTAAAATCTTTGGAAATGTATGTACTCCAACAAACCCTATTGGTTCTTGTATGGTTAGTAGCGAGGGTGCTTGTAGTGCTTATTATAAGTATGGGAATTTACTATAA
- a CDS encoding HypC/HybG/HupF family hydrogenase formation chaperone, which yields MCLSIPSKIKSIDTEMNTCVVDTMGVERSASLDLIDQDVKIGDYVLIHIGFAMNKIDEEDALESLKVYQEIIDKMEENDRLAAIEEPENCPNK from the coding sequence ATGTGTTTATCAATACCATCAAAAATAAAAAGTATAGATACAGAGATGAATACTTGTGTAGTTGATACTATGGGAGTTGAAAGAAGTGCTAGTTTAGATTTAATTGACCAAGATGTAAAAATTGGAGATTATGTTTTAATTCATATTGGTTTTGCTATGAATAAAATAGATGAAGAGGATGCTTTGGAATCACTCAAAGTTTACCAAGAAATCATAGATAAAATGGAAGAGAACGACCGCTTAGCAGCTATTGAAGAACCTGAAAACTGTCCAAATAAATAA
- the hypB gene encoding hydrogenase nickel incorporation protein HypB: MCKDCGCTIAGQEYHHHHDEHEHGIVHDHDHPHDNMLWSASHQAAHETLHHNPQLNDAKTISVIKKILDKNDHEASHNRAHFDQHKVLGINLMSSPGSGKTTLLENLADMVDFKFAVVEGDLETSRDADRLKAKGINAVQIQTGSACHLDAFMVHKGLHDISLDDIDVCFVENVGNLVCPASYDVGTHLNIVLVSVPEGEDKIAKYPVMFRSADLILITKTDLLPYFDYDIEKEKMEARKLKPNVDILEVNIKDKQSLQNVIDWINFKRKMR; the protein is encoded by the coding sequence ATGTGTAAAGATTGCGGTTGTACAATAGCAGGACAAGAATATCATCACCATCACGATGAACATGAGCATGGAATTGTTCATGACCATGACCATCCACATGATAATATGCTTTGGAGTGCCTCACACCAAGCAGCTCACGAAACTCTACATCATAACCCACAACTAAATGATGCAAAAACAATCTCTGTAATCAAAAAAATCTTAGATAAAAATGACCATGAAGCATCTCACAATAGAGCTCATTTTGACCAACATAAAGTTTTAGGAATAAATCTTATGTCAAGTCCTGGAAGTGGGAAAACTACACTTTTAGAAAATCTAGCTGATATGGTGGATTTTAAATTTGCAGTTGTTGAGGGAGACTTAGAAACTTCAAGGGATGCAGATAGATTAAAAGCAAAAGGAATAAATGCTGTTCAAATACAAACAGGAAGTGCTTGTCACTTAGATGCATTTATGGTTCATAAAGGTTTACACGATATCTCTTTAGATGATATTGATGTTTGTTTTGTGGAAAATGTAGGAAATCTTGTATGTCCAGCATCTTATGATGTGGGAACACACTTAAATATTGTTTTAGTTTCAGTTCCTGAGGGAGAAGATAAAATAGCAAAATATCCAGTTATGTTTAGAAGTGCTGATTTAATACTTATTACAAAAACAGATTTACTTCCATATTTTGATTATGATATTGAAAAGGAGAAGATGGAAGCTAGAAAACTAAAACCAAATGTGGATATTTTAGAAGTAAATATTAAAGATAAACAATCACTTCAAAACGTAATTGATTGGATTAATTTCAAAAGAAAGATGAGATGA
- a CDS encoding NifB/NifX family molybdenum-iron cluster-binding protein, which translates to MKIAIPVKDENLTFFSNAGHTPKFAIYELSGTGMFRSFNLNSIIKNPRTDIDHDHAEEDHECNHGHYDEEHIKEHNKMGIALKDCSYIVVKKACKNTANSFTSQGIKLVKYNGEALDVNIILKETSSSFK; encoded by the coding sequence ATGAAAATAGCAATTCCAGTAAAAGATGAGAATTTGACATTTTTTAGTAATGCAGGACATACTCCAAAGTTTGCAATTTATGAATTAAGTGGAACGGGGATGTTTCGTTCATTTAATCTAAATTCAATAATAAAAAATCCAAGAACAGATATTGACCACGACCATGCTGAGGAAGACCATGAGTGTAATCATGGACACTATGATGAAGAACATATAAAAGAACACAATAAAATGGGTATTGCTTTAAAAGATTGTAGTTATATTGTAGTTAAAAAGGCTTGTAAAAATACAGCAAACTCTTTTACTTCTCAAGGTATAAAACTTGTAAAATACAATGGTGAAGCATTAGATGTAAATATTATATTAAAAGAGACTTCTAGTTCTTTTAAATAA